A stretch of Solenopsis invicta isolate M01_SB chromosome 9, UNIL_Sinv_3.0, whole genome shotgun sequence DNA encodes these proteins:
- the LOC105196155 gene encoding ejaculatory bulb-specific protein 3, which translates to MARLSCIVTIIGITLMCVIAQEDLYTDKFDNVDVPGIIANDKLRNEYYGCFMGSSPCITADAKFLKEVFSDALNNNCKRCTEKQKEHMDYIVDWYTKNKPDEWQAIVVKSIEDLKKKNARK; encoded by the exons ATGGCTCGGTTAAGCTGCATCGTAACAATCATCGGTATTACACTGATGTGCGTTATCGCACAAGAAGACCTCTACACCGATAAGTTCGACAACGTTGACGTTCCGGGTATCATTGCGAACGATAAATTGCGTAATGAATATTATGGTTGTTTTATGGGATCGTCGCCATGCATAACAGCCGATGCGAAGTTCCTTAAAG AGGTTTTTAGCGATGCTCTAAATAATAACTGTAAAAGATGTACTGAGAAACAGAAGGAACATATGGATTATATAGTGGATtggtatacaaaaaataaacctGATGAATGGCAAGCTATCGTCGTAAAATCTATTGaggatttaaaaaagaagaacgcTCGTAAATAA